In Miscanthus floridulus cultivar M001 chromosome 5, ASM1932011v1, whole genome shotgun sequence, one genomic interval encodes:
- the LOC136451496 gene encoding transcription repressor OFP14-like has protein sequence MATRWQRCAQQLSSHPYHSAISSSPSFSLGARGDDDHDGDYAAAGNSLAPHDGGGGGVADALASPRMPGELPPGAVSASDRFFVSPAPTASLVDDDAAAGEALRGAAVLVETYSSDPRAEFLESMADMAAACGAEGMPEPEYREFMEELLSCYLDRNDRGVHRHVLAAFDDLTARRWPHKRRRPILGLMKMNPCVSGRW, from the coding sequence ATGGCGACGCGATGGCAGCGCTGCGCGCAGCAGCTCTCTTCCCACCCGTACCACTCCGCGATATCGTCCTCGCCGTCCTTCTCCCTCGGCGCGCGCGGCGACGACGACCACGACGGTGATTACGCCGCCGCCGGCAACAGCCTCGCGCctcacgacggcggcggcggcggcgtcgccgaCGCGCTGGCCTCGCCTCGGATGCCCGGCGAGCTGCCCCCGGGCGCGGTCTCGGCGTCCGACCGCTTCTTCGTCTCGCCGGCGCCCACGGCCTCGCTCGTCGACGACGACGCGGCCGCGGGCGAGGCCCTGCGAGGAGCGGCGGTGCTGGTGGAGACGTACTCGAGCGACCCcagggcggagttcctggagtCCATGGCCGACATGGCGGCGGCGTGCGGCGCCGAGGGGATGCCGGAGCCGGAGTACCGGGAGTTCATGGAGGAGCTCCTGTCCTGCTACCTGGACCGCAACGACCGCGGCGTCCACCGCCACGTCCTCGCCGCCTTCGACGACCTCACCGCGCGCCGGTGGCCGCACAAGCGGAGGAGGCCCATCCTGGGACTGATGAAGATGAATCCTTGTGTTTCTGGCAGATGGTAA